The sequence atattagcGTGACATATtcataagttaataaattaatttatttggtatcaaaatgatttttcattattaagatttaaaaaaatctcataattttatttaaataaatgataacAATATGGAattgtaattttgctaaaaaaaatagagatcaatttaatgagtaattaatattataataaaatataaaacttagtGCTTCCATTTTATATTCAGgtcaaaaagtttaaattttattagaataaaaatgttagatttgtatttggtAAGATCTTTTTATACCTGATTTTAAGTTTGAGCTTAAGAGCTGAACTtatctattataaaaataatcatatatataaataaataaaatttaaactggTTCCAGTTTAGATTCTTCAATTCGAAACATTACGGAATCGTTCGATACGGTTCAGAGAAAGTCAAATAGTCAATAGATATTTTTGGTTCGGAATAATTTCAGTTCGATTTTTTTTACGGTTTGAGATCTCCAAATCCTGTATTCAACCCtaattattacatataaatatttattttcttataatattttttctttatatattataacttaaattcaagttatatttatataggtCAACTATATActgacaataataataaaaatatttaccaaACACTACTAGCTATCGGCTGAATTAAACATGTATAAACTCTATTTTAACTTGTCTTGAAATGCATATTTTTCACAatactttctattttatttttaattatgtttcattaaaaaaaactagtaagaaaagagaatatctctttaaggaaaaaaaaccAGAAGCCTTAAAAGTCATTTTCACTTCCTACTCATTAGTCATATTTTTCGTTTTtagtcaatttcttttttactttattaataaaaaattaaataacaaatattattaaaatataaaaacatttcaagataaattataataaagaattaattatttataatttaacaatgaagcatataaaatactttaatttttacaaatactttctataatagaaaatgaatataatttaagagcTTTTTGGATTAGGAAAAAACCATAATCTTCACCGAAACAAGAAAACATATCTTCTATCTGGATTAGAAGAcgatgtaaaatatataacaatgaacataatttcacaaagaaaTCAAACAATATCAAACAGCAGAACCTAACcgaaaaaatagatttaaagaATGATGAGGAACCCTTCTGTCCTTTTCTTTATAGGCCCTTAGCATTAACCCCGAACCAAGTATATGTCTGTTGTTTATCTAATTCACAAACTGGCAACCTGTAAAGGAACtctcataatatatatatatatatatatatatatatacctggCGCCTGGAGAACAAGAGTGTTCAAAAGGCTTTATCCCCTAAATCTAACAACAACACAAGATATGTCATCTTTACTGTCTCTATTCAATGCCTCAGCTGTTAACTGCTTAGCTGCTTTCATTGGGTCTTTAATCCTTCTTGCAATATCAACAGCCTCCTGATTTGACACCACctgaattatttaaataccatataaaaagagaaagacagggaagattatatatatatatatatatatttatatatgtttctcTAATGCAAGAACCACCTACAAAATTCTCCAAAGTACAGAGTGGTTAATAGAAACTCGACCAAGATAAGAAAATCATCTGTAATTATTCACCTTCCACAGGCCGTCGCTTGCAAGGATTAAGACTTCTGTATTGTAATCTATGCTACAGTTCTGTATGTCAGGATCGGATCGCAGATGTGATTTAAGGCTCTTGTCTCCGAAAGCACGAGAAACTGCCAGCTGCCCATTAACTCTAGGAACATCTCCTGAAAATAAGTTGCAGAAGAAAGTCTAATTATGTTAACCAAACTGCTAatcatatttgattaaagcaactgaaaagtaaataaaaagaaactcaTCTTATGAGCTTCTAAGAGGTGATTTCATGTTGCAATCATGATATACAAACTAGAGAAGCAAGATGCATATTTTAACTTAGGATCAGAATTTCATATACTGAAAATTGATAACATAGGTTCAAAAAAGCAGATGTCTCAAAGTTTTTGAAGGAAGGAATACAAGGAGATGGAAACAAGCCGTAAATCATTCAACAGTCTTTTATGAAACAAAAAGATAATGATACCAGTGACACTGCAAGAATTAGCTCAGGCTTCATATGATAAATAGGAATGACCAACTTCATTAAAATATTCCAATTGTTTATGGGAAACATGGCTCAATAGCCTCAATTTATAGAGCATCTTAAAGGAAATGTTACGCAATCTTATTATAGACCACATGTTTGGCTGTATAATATTTCCCTATATATGAGTCCATGAGAACTAATTGCTAGTTATTGACGATCCTCTTTCAACTGGCCTGAAATTCAAGAGAGCAAGGTCATTACTGAATTTGGAAAAGAAACAATCTCCAAGAAAGGGCAAACAGGAATGAAATGAAGGATCAGCTTACCAGATGAAGAGTTCCCTCAGAAATCTTTCACAACTATAAAGTTAATTGTGAGAAGTTAAGTTAGAATACCAGATAGAGCTAACATTTAAGGTAAATGGTTAAAGTAAGAGTAGCGGTTCTCAAGGAATTTGCTATCAAGGGATGTAGCACTCACATTATCAGCTATTCTTAGTCATGGAGATGAAATCCTTATTCAGTGCCCTTAACATCAGTGACATTAAATTCCATCAAAGATTTCAGAACTCAGATCCAAACCggggaaaagagaaaaagaactcCAATAAAGGAAGAGCTATGTTTGCTCTTAATGCTCTTATTCAATACCCTTCACATGAGTCATTAAGGAGAAACTAGCACCGTAAGAACAATAAAGTAAAACGGAGCTGACAGCTACAACAAAAATCTTGGACGATATGCATCAAAGCTTCTAATAATGGCTCCCTTATGGATAAGGGCAAGGGAGTTCATCTTTTGCCCTTTAGTTTACCTATTTATTAGTATCTGATCTTTGGGACTGAAGCTTAGTTGAATTGacttatctatttatttaattttaagatgaCTCTGATGCAGATCAAACTAAACTAGAAGCCACATGCTACAAACTGTACCACACAGATCATTCATTCTTCTAATATCTTAAGTACCTTTTGTCTAAACTTCGGATTAGTATATATTCAAATAACTCTTACTGAAAATGGctaatgtgaagaaagaaaggaaatgagaaaaaagaacCTGGCATGTTCGAGACGAAGCCACCTTTGTCCTCTATGCTGCCTCGTTCTGTGTTAGGTTCATGGTCTGTAGACATTTGAATTGCCTGCCCTCCTCTTGAAAGTACTGCTCTCGAATCACCAACATTAGCTACCCATAATCTTTGACCATCTATCAGAATTGCAGTCACAGCTGTGGACCCACCTCGCCCCAAATCAGGACTATGAGAGAGAATTGCTTGGTCTGTCCTCTCATACGCTTTTGAGATAGCTCTAGAGGGGTCAACCCAGAACCCTTCCTGGaatgacaaaacaataaaGCGTCACAATACATCACTCATCCTCTCCGAACAACTTATGTAACCAACTTAGACAAAACTGTTTGGCTCGCATTCAAAAGTTTGAGAATGATGCCATACCTCCTTTAGGATATTGGGAAACAAATTCTTCTGTAGATATGAAGGGACACTATCTCCCAAATGGCCATCATAAATAGCGAAAAGCCCCAATTCATGTCTTTGAATCTGCACAAACCTGGCGACATGATAATCCTCCATGGGATGATTGGCTTTCCCTTTTATTAGGCTAAAACCATATTTGATTAGACCTTCATGGTTTTTCCCTTTCCCAGAGCTTGATGACGAGCGTCCTCCCACAAGCTATATAAGAGATAGGtcaatttaaatctaaaatgaCTCACTCAGATGTAGATATAAAAGTGACAACAAGCAAGTTCCATATTCCATAAAATCAAGAGATAAGGCAACAACAATGACattataaagagaaaaaattgcAGAATACAGCtaaaattgcaaagaaaaGCATAGAGATTACTtgattaataatgaaaatagagAAATTAATAGCTATACTCTCCTTTTGGATTTTTCAGAAGGGGATTGCATAGAACAATTTATAATGTAACctctaaataaaaatcttagcaAGTTACAACAAGAGTAAACTGGAGACCTTTAATGTCCCAAACAAAATAACTAAACAAGAAGGTAAAGTACTGAAGCACGCCAAAAGAATCCCAAGTGCGAAGGTCACCGGAGCATTAATCCATCCCTTTACACCCAACATTCCACATGAATGATCACCTCAGTCCCGAAGTAGGTAATCCTCTAACCTATGTCCATTAGAACTCTGCTAACTAAACCCAAACGAGACATAATTTAACAGCATGATAGCAGTGTAGGGAGAACCAACACAAGGACAATATACCAGCACAGCTTAATTTAACAGAATTTGGAAACATAAGCACATAGGCCCAAATATcagtaataaatttaacagCATAATACCATACCTGAGAACCAAAGCAGCATAACTTATCCATATGAGCAAAAACTATGTACAAAGCCTCCAACCTGTTCAATTAAATTCAAACCATCCCCTCCAAATCAAAATCTGCAGTCAGCAACATCAAAATCCAAATTtgatcaaagaaagaaaacatacaTGTGtacacaaaaacaaaaacctataaaaaagaaaagaaataaagcccaagaaaataaaaaagaaccaACAAAAAGCAAAGTTAGAAACAAGAATTGGGTACTAGAGAATTTTACCTGTTAGAGATCCAATTAAGAGCTAAAAATCGGTTAACTTTGTTTGTAGTTGTTGTTTGGTGGAAGTTTCTGTTCGCGTTATTTCGTATTAGtttgcaaaaaagaaaacaaaagagaaaatttaaaaaaataaagaaagggaAGAACAAAGAATCCAACAATGGTTATATGATCGAGTCTTTGGGGTGggaaaaaagagaggaaaacaaatgaatttagtaataattaataaagaaaaagggtgCCACTAAAGCAGACTTGTATGCTGTTGACTTTGCTGTTTCTTTCCACTGTTAACTCTATTTCTTCTCTGTTGTTCTGTTTTGCCTTTTACTTTGCGAGTACTTTAGTACTTTTCTTCCACGTACTAccaaaaacttaatttttgatttccattttttattaaaattctcgAAATcgaatcctccaattaaaagCACATCCACAATTTAGTATCAAGAAATTGTTGATGGATTCTTAAAAGTctaactataaattaaattctcaattttatactttttaataattttatttaattatttaaaaataaatatatatttctatttaaattttaaaataatataaaaaattgattatatttattaaaaaataataattatgaatcagaaaaataatttatcatagaCCTAATAATATgactattaaaatttttatatacgtgtattttttatatattttatatttaaatgtaataaatattcttattatcttactaatttttatattaataaatgtgAATTAACTTGTcatgtcatttttttattataatatttcaaaaaatattatcaaaagatatttttaaaaataaattaaaaatataaatatttatttttaaatttaaaataattaaataaaactataaaaaaaataaaatttaatatttaaatagtaattaaacaTTTTTAAGTGTCAGCATCCGACATACATTCATTCCAATAAAccatacttatttttttaaaatattatttattaataaataaaagaacttCTAGTACAGTTaaattaaacatttttttaCCTTAAGACAGAACcgaattaacttttaaattttgacaataaactgattttataaaaacagAGATAATACGAAACTAAATTTTCGGTTAGGTTTGGTTTTCCCcattttttactaaaaaagaaaaaaggcaaaaggcatagatatacccctcaaCTTTCGCCTAAATCTCAATTACACCCCTAAACTTAATAGTAGCTTACTTCGATCcctaaactaattaatttggaacTTTAAGCCCTTGCCAGCTAACACTGTTTCCTTGACGTTAAATGGATTGGGACCTACTTTATACAATGGCGTTAAAAAAACTGTCAACTAACTTTTGAAGTCACATGTTTAGCATGTGAGTACTGTTACCTCTGTTTTGATGCAggtaaaactctaaaataatatttgccATAGTTGGAGAACGATTCTTTACAAAAGCATTGTCCTTTTCTATTGAAAACGAGTGTTGTGGGGCATGCGATGCTGATAAAGAATTGCTGATAAAGAATTGATACAAAAAGGCTTGTTAAAATTGATAGATGAGTACTAAACCGTAAGATTACATGCATTTATGGGTTTGTGTTGTtttgtaaattagggtttttgagAT is a genomic window of Ricinus communis isolate WT05 ecotype wild-type chromosome 2, ASM1957865v1, whole genome shotgun sequence containing:
- the LOC8281651 gene encoding probable protein phosphatase 2C 9 isoform X1 yields the protein MDKLCCFGSQLVGGRSSSSSGKGKNHEGLIKYGFSLIKGKANHPMEDYHVARFVQIQRHELGLFAIYDGHLGDSVPSYLQKNLFPNILKEEGFWVDPSRAISKAYERTDQAILSHSPDLGRGGSTAVTAILIDGQRLWVANVGDSRAVLSRGGQAIQMSTDHEPNTERGSIEDKGGFVSNMPGDVPRVNGQLAVSRAFGDKSLKSHLRSDPDIQNCSIDYNTEVLILASDGLWKEAVDIARRIKDPMKAAKQLTAEALNRDSKDDISCVVVRFRG
- the LOC8281651 gene encoding probable protein phosphatase 2C 9 isoform X2, with amino-acid sequence MDKLCCFGSQLVGGRSSSSSGKGKNHEGLIKYGFSLIKGKANHPMEDYHVARFVQIQRHELGLFAIYDGHLGDSVPSYLQKNLFPNILKEEGFWVDPSRAISKAYERTDQAILSHSPDLGRGGSTAVTAILIDGQRLWVANVGDSRAVLSRGGQAIQMSTDHEPNTERGSIEDKGGFVSNMPGDVPRVNGQLAVSRAFGDKSLKSHLRSDPDIQNCSIDYNTEVLILASDGLWKVVSNQEAVDIARRIKDPMKAAKQLTAEALNRDSKDDISCVVVRFRG